The Sabethes cyaneus chromosome 3, idSabCyanKW18_F2, whole genome shotgun sequence DNA window GCCGTTTTAATTTCGTCACGGTTTCGTAGAAGGGGAAATCACCTCGGTGATCACCGTTGTCAGGCGGCTTCCGTATAATATTAAGAAAGTTCGATGCTTCGTACAAATAAATTTGAATGTCAGAACTTGAGTCTGCTCcacttgttttgtttacatgtttagaTGGGTTGAAATGGAAGGAAATAACGGAACAAACTTACCCTGTCGCCGGTATTGTACAGCAGAAAGCATCCCTTTCGGTAGGTGTTTTTCGCCTGTCCCTCCCGGAAGCACTGCTGACCAACCAAGCTGGCCTGCTGATTGCCTAGTATCGCACTGATCGGAACACCGTCCAATGCGCTTCCAACATTCTCTATCCTTCCGTAGATCTCCGACGAGCTGCGAATCTCCGGTAGCATATCCACATGTAGCGAAAATGTTTTAATCAACAGCGGATCCCAGTGTAGTGTTTCGATGTTCATTAGCAGCGTGCGGGAAGCGTTCGTGACGTCGGTTACAAATGCTCCCCCTTCGATGCCACCCGTAAGATTCTGTACGTAAGGCGGAATAACTGTCATTCTAAGCAAGTTATTTCAATGAGATTTTAGTTTACCCATATAAGCCACGTGTCGATTGTTCCGGCATAGCAACGCTTCTCTCGGCACGCCCGCCGAACGGCGTAGATATTTTCCTTCAGCCATTTCAGTTTCAGTGCGGAAAAGTACGGTGAAACGGGCAATCCCGATATCAACCGAAAGTGATTGTGATTTTGGTCCGGTAGGCGTGCTAGCACCTTATCGACCGTGGAATTTGTCCTGATATCATCCCAGACTGTTGACGGAGAAACAAATGCACAAATAAATCATTTCGCTCATTTGCCGAATCCCACGCGCAATGTCTTATCGACAACGGGCGAAATAAAAACTAATTACCGATTGCGTTGTACAGTGGCTCGCCCGTTTTCTTGTCCCACACGACCGTAGTTTCCCGTTGATTGGTAATACCGATCGATGCGATGTCCGTTGCTTTGTAGCCGACCTGTTCCAGCTTGTGGCACGCTTCGACGGCGCAATGCCGGACGGCCTCCAGTATCTCAACCGGACTCTGCTCGGCCCAACCTTCGTGTGGTGCTATCTGAGTGATGCTCACCTGGTGGGAGCAAATTTCAACGAAGTCGGGCAGCCTGAAAAACTACACAAGGGAAGGTACAGTGATGGGAGTTTGTGTTAGTGTTTGTACATCTTATTGGCTTTTATTTATCAATCCAAATTATATTCAATAAATTCTTTGTTCTGCAGGTTTTACAAGAAAATGCAGGAAATTCCAACTGTACCTAACAGGTAATTCTACTTACCGCAAACCGGGTGATGCTGGTCCCCTCATCGATAACACCGATCACCTTGTTTGAAGGTTTTTGGGCCACCTTGCTTTTTAGTGCTGTAGCCATAATGGTTACTTTATTTGGAATTATAAAATTCTGAAGATAGCAGTACGATGAATTTAGTAAAGCTTCGTGTATCACTCAGATAAAGTGGCTTTCTTCTGGTTGACAGGCGACAAGATTTCGCACGCCACGTTCCCTTCTATATTTATATGCGTTGCATAATGTTCGACTTTGAGGTAGTCCGATACTGTGGTGTGCGTCGCTAGCTTTACCTGCAACGAAATACGATCAACTACGTTACTTTACCGTACACAAAATAAAGATTGGTACTATTCAAGCAAGTGATTTAAACCTAGCTAAATATTTACACTATCATCGACGAGACGAACACTTCGGGGGCAGGTTCGGTACtgacgataatgatgatgatggcaaaGGAATTCAAGCCGCTGGTTTTCGCTATAGATTAACTGGCTTTTGTTTGCTTGCAATCGCGATGGCGAACCACGAAGTTGATTCGGTG harbors:
- the LOC128744760 gene encoding glycerol kinase encodes the protein MATALKSKVAQKPSNKVIGVIDEGTSITRFAFFRLPDFVEICSHQVSITQIAPHEGWAEQSPVEILEAVRHCAVEACHKLEQVGYKATDIASIGITNQRETTVVWDKKTGEPLYNAIVWDDIRTNSTVDKVLARLPDQNHNHFRLISGLPVSPYFSALKLKWLKENIYAVRRACREKRCYAGTIDTWLIWNLTGGIEGGAFVTDVTNASRTLLMNIETLHWDPLLIKTFSLHVDMLPEIRSSSEIYGRIENVGSALDGVPISAILGNQQASLVGQQCFREGQAKNTYRKGCFLLYNTGDRCVHSTHGLVTTVAYKMGPNRPVVYALEGSVAVAGFAMKWLRDNLGLLTDIPNDSEEIAGSVFSTGDVYFVPAFTGLYAPYWRKDARGIICGLTSFTTKHHIIRAALEAVCFQTRDIIEAMKKDCGINLTKLHADGIMTNNKLLMQLQADLSGIPVLKTEVPDPAALGTAMAAAQARGIDLYDMEPDNWDQQLHITHETFLPTTTETERNVRYTKWKMAVQRSLGWVVCKKSKDMTDERYALLASIPASLFLVSSFLMLVFSQTRQTS